The Gracilimonas sediminicola sequence ACGCTGTTTGCTGGGAGCCAGCATCTCAAATCGTCGCTCTCCTTCCCTGTCCTGTTCCAGCAGTGCCTCTAACTCTTCCGGCATTTCCATCCCATATTTGCTGTGATCAAGCTCTATGGTTACTTCAACTTCTTCTCCCTTATTCACCCCAAACTTTTTCATCCGCTTTTTATTAACGGTGATGTAAGCATCTCCACCACCCAGAGCCACCATTCCACCATGAAAGGCTTTTTCTCCGTTAATGGAAACCATCAGCCGTGTTCCAATACCTCCGGCTTTATCCACGATTTCAGAAGGCACTGTAATATGCGTAAGCTTCAGCTTTGGCAGGTAATCGATGTGAGATTTGAAGGTGATGGGGTTCATTGAGTCGCTCTTTTTTTAACATCCGGTCTTCAGAATAGTTCTCTGAATTCCTTTTTGCAATATGAATGATGCCAGCTTTTCCAATTATCAACCAGCCCTGCATTTACAGGATTCTGTAGAGTGTAGTAAATTATCCGCTGTAACTCATCTGAATCCCGGATAACATGGTCATAACTCTCTGCTTGCCAAAAAGCAGACCCGGTTCTTTTTAGTACCTTATTTGCCTCTAAAGCAGTAAACCATTTCAGTGATTTCAAGATATTTGTTAATGGATAATCTTTCTTCCCGGAGGGTTTTAAGTGATTTGAGTCAGGTAACTTACAAATCAAGTGCACGTGATTTGGCATAATGCAGTAAGCATATAAGTCATATTTCTCCTGATCTCTGTGGTGAATTGCTTCTTTCACAATTTCTGTCACCTCATCATTTAAAAGCCAGGTTGGGCCTATCTCATTACAGTCCAGTAGTTGGTCGTATTTTTTAAAGATAGTTTTGTGAACTCGTTCCCGTAACGCGGACAGCCTGTCCGCACTACGGGAACTATCTTCCACCTTATTTATTAACAATCTCTGCTCTTGCTTGAGCCTTGAAACGGCTTGCTTTGGCAAAGAACCCGCTAAACGAAATGTGATAAAATATTCCGCACCCTCTGGCTGCCAGTGTGGAAGGTTTCTTCGATAAAATGCCATTTGCACCCTCAATGTTTACTGACAATATCCCAAATATTTCAGGGAGATTCCGCCTCACGTGCGGAATGACTTCTTTATTTCTTATTTGCGGTAATTCACCGATTTAAACTTCCCCTCTTTGTCAATAATATTCGTTTCGGCGCCGGGGATAATATCCGTGTTGTGCGCCGATACACATTTCCAGTATCTATCTACTTTCTGAACCACAAAACTAAAAATAGTATAGCGCAGCGAAGGAGTTTCCACATCTCCCTTTTGGGTTTGATTTTTGAGATGCATACGGGCGTAAACTACGGCTATATCATCAGACAGGTATTTCACGGTTGTTTTCCGAAGCACCAATTCCGAGTCTCCGAATATCTTATCAAATCCATAAGCGTGTGCTTCCCGGATATCATCCCGGTTATGCCACCAGAGTCCGA is a genomic window containing:
- a CDS encoding YybH family protein codes for the protein MSKTYKKASTPEQIPVLFTEAWMQRDADMLASLFAEDAEFVNVVGLWWHNRDDIREAHAYGFDKIFGDSELVLRKTTVKYLSDDIAVVYARMHLKNQTQKGDVETPSLRYTIFSFVVQKVDRYWKCVSAHNTDIIPGAETNIIDKEGKFKSVNYRK
- a CDS encoding YdeI/OmpD-associated family protein, whose product is MNPITFKSHIDYLPKLKLTHITVPSEIVDKAGGIGTRLMVSINGEKAFHGGMVALGGGDAYITVNKKRMKKFGVNKGEEVEVTIELDHSKYGMEMPEELEALLEQDREGERRFEMLAPSKQRYIIHYVSQVKSSQKKIDRAIMLINNLKALPEDDFDMRKLLGLPPRE
- a CDS encoding transposase, which produces MAFYRRNLPHWQPEGAEYFITFRLAGSLPKQAVSRLKQEQRLLINKVEDSSRSADRLSALRERVHKTIFKKYDQLLDCNEIGPTWLLNDEVTEIVKEAIHHRDQEKYDLYAYCIMPNHVHLICKLPDSNHLKPSGKKDYPLTNILKSLKWFTALEANKVLKRTGSAFWQAESYDHVIRDSDELQRIIYYTLQNPVNAGLVDNWKSWHHSYCKKEFRELF